The proteins below come from a single Gemmatimonadales bacterium genomic window:
- the lon gene encoding endopeptidase La produces MNLDTTTRDDLRAWDVPSRVPLLVLRSTHVFPLGVAAVQVTNTTNVAAIRSLTARRKVVVIVRADAAQVEVAGFAGHLGVAATVLDRMNLADEAVQITLQGRRRVAIDSIDVSGAWPVAAVSPVFDAEEARPEVDRRAGAVLRLAETLASLEPAVSMESVENLRANVEDASHFADLVAAQLPFTLPQRDRLVAEPSPLARLGLLTDFLAAAVERAQVQREVDRLTGLHVERGRREYLLRQQLEAIREELGDEDPLREVRELKARLESLAMPDTARAEGLREVERLTRLSPSSAEYQVARTYLDWVLDLPWAVAAQERRPDPAAVRAVLDLGHLALDEAKTRIVEYLAVLGLAPAARPPILCFVGAPGVGKTSLGRAIADAMGRPFGRMSLGGVDDEAAIRGHRRTYVGAMPGKIIQEIRRLKTNNPVVMIDEIDKLGSGRPGQGDPAAALLEVLDPEQNVGFVDHYLNVPFDLSHVLFIATANVAPQIPEALLDRMEVIEVPGYTLEEKVAIARKHLLPQLLPEHGFLDSEIVLGDETLQLIVKGYAREAGVRGLRRDVAALFRRVATRKAAGAKGPWTVDDKLVDEVLGQPRFVDGRAPAEPKVGTANGLAWTATGGDLLPVEAVAMPGNGAFQVTGHLGDVMLESVQAAASWVRSRAADLGIPAKRFRDLDVHVHFPEGAIPKDGPSAGVTIAVVLASLFTGRKVRADIAMTGEITLTGRVLAVGGLREKLGAAVRGGMTAVAIPAANAPDLRDVPESVKRTLKIHLVETADEVMRLALPHGPEPAPRANRRPPRRKGSKR; encoded by the coding sequence GTGAACCTCGATACCACAACTCGTGACGACCTTCGTGCGTGGGACGTGCCGTCCCGCGTGCCGCTGCTCGTGCTGCGCTCGACCCACGTCTTCCCGCTCGGTGTGGCGGCGGTGCAGGTCACCAACACCACCAACGTCGCCGCCATCCGTTCCCTGACGGCCCGCCGCAAAGTCGTGGTGATCGTGCGCGCCGACGCAGCTCAGGTGGAGGTCGCGGGCTTCGCCGGCCACCTCGGCGTGGCGGCGACGGTGCTGGACCGGATGAACCTCGCCGACGAGGCCGTGCAGATCACGCTCCAGGGCCGGCGGCGCGTGGCGATCGACTCGATCGACGTTTCCGGCGCGTGGCCCGTCGCCGCGGTGAGCCCGGTGTTCGACGCGGAGGAGGCGCGTCCCGAGGTGGACCGCCGGGCGGGCGCGGTGCTGCGGCTGGCCGAAACGCTGGCGAGCCTCGAGCCCGCGGTGAGCATGGAGTCGGTCGAGAACCTGCGCGCCAACGTTGAGGACGCGAGCCACTTCGCCGATCTGGTGGCGGCGCAGCTGCCGTTCACGCTCCCGCAGCGCGACCGGCTCGTGGCGGAGCCGAGTCCCCTGGCGCGGCTGGGCCTCCTCACCGACTTCCTCGCCGCGGCGGTCGAGCGCGCGCAGGTGCAGCGGGAGGTGGACCGCCTCACCGGGCTCCACGTCGAGCGCGGGCGCCGCGAATACCTGTTGCGCCAGCAGCTCGAGGCGATCCGCGAAGAGCTGGGCGACGAGGATCCGCTGCGCGAGGTTCGCGAGCTCAAGGCGCGCCTCGAGTCGCTCGCCATGCCAGACACGGCGCGGGCCGAGGGGTTGCGCGAGGTCGAGCGACTCACGCGGCTCTCTCCTTCTTCGGCCGAATACCAAGTCGCGCGCACCTACCTGGACTGGGTGTTGGATCTGCCGTGGGCGGTCGCCGCTCAGGAGCGCCGCCCCGACCCCGCGGCCGTCCGCGCGGTCCTGGACCTGGGCCACCTGGCGCTGGACGAGGCCAAGACCCGGATCGTCGAATACCTCGCGGTGCTCGGCCTCGCGCCCGCCGCCCGCCCGCCCATCCTCTGCTTCGTCGGCGCGCCGGGCGTCGGCAAGACCTCGCTGGGCCGCGCCATCGCCGATGCCATGGGCCGCCCCTTCGGCCGCATGAGCCTGGGCGGTGTGGACGACGAGGCCGCCATCCGCGGGCACCGCCGCACCTATGTCGGCGCGATGCCCGGCAAGATCATCCAGGAGATCAGGCGCCTCAAGACCAACAACCCGGTCGTCATGATCGACGAGATCGACAAGCTCGGGTCGGGCCGCCCGGGGCAAGGCGATCCCGCCGCCGCGCTCCTCGAGGTGCTCGACCCGGAGCAGAACGTCGGGTTCGTGGACCATTACCTCAACGTGCCCTTCGACCTCTCGCATGTCCTCTTCATCGCTACGGCGAACGTCGCGCCGCAGATCCCGGAGGCGCTGCTCGACCGGATGGAGGTCATCGAGGTCCCGGGGTACACGCTCGAGGAGAAAGTGGCGATCGCGCGCAAACACCTCCTGCCCCAGCTGCTCCCCGAGCACGGTTTCCTCGACAGCGAGATCGTCCTCGGCGACGAAACGCTCCAGCTGATCGTGAAGGGGTACGCCCGCGAAGCGGGCGTGCGCGGGCTGAGGCGGGACGTGGCCGCGCTGTTCAGGCGCGTGGCGACTCGGAAGGCTGCCGGCGCCAAGGGTCCCTGGACGGTGGACGACAAGCTCGTTGACGAGGTACTAGGGCAACCGCGGTTCGTGGACGGGCGCGCTCCCGCCGAGCCGAAGGTCGGAACCGCCAACGGCCTGGCGTGGACCGCCACCGGGGGCGACCTGCTTCCCGTCGAAGCGGTCGCGATGCCCGGCAACGGGGCATTCCAGGTGACCGGCCACCTCGGCGACGTCATGCTTGAGTCGGTGCAGGCAGCCGCGTCCTGGGTGCGCAGCCGCGCCGCCGACCTCGGCATCCCGGCCAAGCGCTTCCGCGACCTGGATGTTCACGTACACTTCCCGGAAGGCGCGATCCCGAAAGACGGCCCATCGGCCGGCGTCACGATCGCGGTCGTCCTCGCAAGCCTCTTCACGGGACGGAAGGTCCGCGCCGACATCGCGATGACGGGCGAGATCACGCTGACCGGCCGGGTGCTGGCGGTGGGCGGGCTGCGCGAGAAGCTTGGCGCGGCGGTCCGGGGCGGCATGACCGCCGTGGCCATCCCGGCCGCCAACGCGCCGGACCTGCGCGACGTACCGGAAAGTGTCAAGCGGACACTCAAGATCCACCTGGTCGAGACGGCTGACGAAGTCATGCGCCTCGCGCTGCCGCACGGGCCGGAGCCCGCGCCCCGCGCGAACAGGCGCCCCCCGCGGAGAAAGGGATCGAAACGGTGA
- a CDS encoding amino acid permease → MTENRSGFVRGINLTAAIALVVGSMIGSGIFRVSSDIARQVGSPGLLLVVWGLTGLITIMGALTQGELAAMYPKAGGQYVYLREGLSPLGGFLYGWTLFMVIQTGTIAAVAVAFAAFLSAIVPAVTPDVFLSLGHLPTPGGLIEIGISWQRLVGIGTVIILTWINSRGVREGAWIQIVLTTAKVLAVGGLILLGITIGRQPEVASANLDNFWGSTPFSLMVLPVIGAAMVGSLFSSDAWNNVTFAAAEVENPKRNLPRALFTGTLVVSLLYVLVNVSYLNLLSLDAIQHDPQDRVGITAGGVLFGDAGRTIMAIAIMVSTFGCNNGLILSGARVYYAMARDGLFFRSAGRVDPVRHTPKVALWVQALWTSLLCLSGTYGQLLDYVIFAAVLFYFLTVIALFRLRVLKPDAERPYRAFGYPWMQWIYLVLTGAIMVNLLFKRPLYTWPGLAIVMIGIPVYYLWKKVGVPEPADPAEA, encoded by the coding sequence GTGACCGAGAACCGGAGCGGGTTCGTCCGCGGCATAAATCTCACCGCCGCCATCGCCCTCGTCGTCGGCTCCATGATCGGGTCGGGGATCTTCCGCGTCTCGTCCGACATCGCCAGGCAGGTGGGCTCGCCGGGACTTCTGCTCGTGGTGTGGGGGCTGACCGGCCTGATCACGATCATGGGCGCCCTCACCCAGGGCGAGCTGGCCGCTATGTACCCCAAGGCCGGCGGCCAGTACGTCTATCTGCGCGAGGGGCTCTCCCCGCTGGGCGGATTCCTCTACGGATGGACGCTGTTCATGGTGATCCAGACCGGTACCATCGCGGCGGTGGCCGTGGCGTTCGCCGCGTTCCTCAGCGCTATCGTGCCGGCGGTGACGCCGGACGTCTTCCTCTCGCTGGGCCACCTCCCGACGCCGGGCGGCCTCATCGAGATCGGCATCTCGTGGCAGCGGCTCGTCGGCATCGGCACCGTGATCATCCTCACCTGGATCAATTCGCGCGGCGTGCGCGAGGGCGCGTGGATACAGATCGTGCTCACGACGGCGAAGGTCCTCGCGGTCGGCGGGCTGATACTCCTCGGCATCACGATCGGCCGTCAGCCGGAGGTCGCTTCGGCGAACCTCGACAACTTCTGGGGGTCCACTCCGTTCTCGCTGATGGTCCTGCCGGTGATCGGCGCCGCGATGGTGGGCTCGCTCTTCTCGTCCGACGCCTGGAACAACGTCACTTTCGCCGCGGCCGAGGTCGAGAACCCCAAGCGGAACCTCCCGCGCGCGCTGTTCACGGGCACGCTGGTGGTGAGCCTGCTCTACGTGCTCGTCAACGTTTCCTATCTCAACCTGCTGAGCCTGGACGCGATCCAGCACGATCCGCAGGACCGGGTCGGGATCACCGCGGGAGGAGTGCTGTTCGGCGACGCGGGCCGCACGATCATGGCCATAGCCATCATGGTCTCGACCTTCGGCTGCAACAACGGACTGATCCTGTCGGGCGCGCGGGTCTACTACGCGATGGCGCGCGACGGGCTGTTCTTCCGGAGCGCCGGCCGGGTGGATCCGGTCCGGCACACCCCCAAGGTGGCGCTCTGGGTGCAGGCCTTGTGGACTTCGCTGCTCTGCCTGTCGGGCACCTACGGCCAGCTGCTCGACTACGTGATCTTCGCGGCGGTGCTCTTCTACTTCCTCACGGTGATCGCGCTCTTCCGCTTGCGGGTCCTGAAGCCGGACGCCGAGCGGCCGTACCGGGCGTTCGGCTATCCCTGGATGCAGTGGATCTATCTGGTGCTCACCGGCGCCATCATGGTGAACCTGCTCTTCAAGAGGCCGCTCTATACTTGGCCGGGTCTCGCCATCGTGATGATAGGCATCCCGGTGTACTACCTGTGGAAGAAGGTCGGCGTGCCCGAACCGGCGGACCCGGCCGAGGCTTAG